One genomic segment of Pyruvatibacter mobilis includes these proteins:
- the ftsZ gene encoding cell division protein FtsZ has translation MTINLSVPEQTELKPRITVFGVGGAGGNGVNNMIESGLEGVDFVVANTDAQALAQSLADRRIQMGTAITQGLGAGSRPQVGEAAAEEALDEITQHLTGCHMAFITAGMGGGTGTGGAPVIARAAREMGILTVGVVTKPFQFEGSRRLRIAEEGIEELQRYVDTLIVIPNQNLFRVANEKTTFADAFSMADEVLHSGVAGITDLMVRPGLINLDFADVRTVMNEMGKAMMGTGEATGETRAIEAAEAAISNPLLDEVSMKGARGVLINITGGMDMTLYEVDEAANRIREEVDPDANIIVGSTFDTALDGSMRVSVVATGIDCEEAQQPVPQAPRASEPVRGFRLKGQSAEAAPAASASVSAQPETAVTAADTAAAAPASDPLPPLGDDIDPSEYEAEVIIHKPQQAAAEEETVASEPVAEPEAPVAATRGAVVSREQGAAYIAPEAKRMQAKPRKKAPSFFERITGGARARDEDAEAAGATPLRQPARPAAQGRVEPRMGQRPVSGGQRPAPEAPRQAISTQQTAAAPARDLTPDPVEEEQLEIPAFLRRQAN, from the coding sequence ATGACGATTAATCTTTCGGTACCTGAGCAGACCGAACTGAAACCCCGTATCACCGTGTTCGGCGTCGGTGGCGCCGGCGGCAACGGTGTGAACAACATGATCGAGTCCGGCCTTGAGGGCGTGGACTTTGTCGTCGCCAATACCGATGCCCAGGCGCTTGCGCAGTCGCTGGCCGACCGCCGCATCCAGATGGGCACCGCCATTACCCAGGGTCTTGGCGCAGGCTCCCGCCCGCAGGTGGGCGAAGCTGCGGCCGAGGAAGCGCTGGATGAAATCACCCAGCACCTGACCGGCTGCCACATGGCCTTCATCACCGCCGGCATGGGCGGCGGCACCGGCACTGGCGGCGCCCCGGTGATCGCCCGCGCGGCCCGCGAAATGGGCATCCTCACCGTCGGCGTGGTCACCAAGCCGTTCCAGTTCGAAGGCAGCCGCCGTCTGCGCATCGCGGAAGAGGGCATTGAGGAGCTTCAGCGCTACGTCGATACGCTGATCGTGATCCCGAACCAGAACCTGTTCCGCGTCGCCAACGAAAAGACGACCTTCGCTGACGCCTTCAGCATGGCTGACGAGGTGCTGCATTCCGGCGTCGCCGGCATCACCGACCTGATGGTGCGCCCGGGCCTGATCAATCTCGACTTTGCCGACGTGCGCACGGTCATGAACGAGATGGGCAAGGCGATGATGGGCACCGGCGAGGCGACGGGCGAGACCCGCGCCATCGAGGCCGCCGAAGCCGCCATCTCCAACCCGCTGCTGGACGAAGTGTCGATGAAGGGTGCGCGCGGCGTGCTCATCAACATCACCGGCGGCATGGACATGACGCTGTACGAGGTAGACGAAGCCGCCAACCGCATCCGCGAGGAAGTGGACCCGGACGCCAACATCATCGTCGGCTCCACCTTCGATACGGCGCTGGACGGTTCCATGCGCGTGTCCGTCGTGGCCACCGGCATCGATTGCGAAGAAGCACAGCAGCCGGTGCCGCAGGCCCCGCGTGCCTCCGAGCCCGTGCGCGGCTTTCGCCTGAAGGGCCAGTCCGCCGAAGCCGCGCCTGCGGCCTCTGCGTCCGTCTCGGCTCAGCCGGAAACCGCTGTCACCGCCGCGGATACCGCTGCCGCTGCTCCGGCGTCGGACCCGCTGCCGCCGCTGGGTGACGATATCGACCCGTCCGAATACGAAGCCGAGGTCATCATCCACAAGCCGCAGCAGGCTGCCGCCGAGGAAGAGACCGTGGCCAGCGAGCCCGTCGCCGAGCCGGAAGCACCGGTTGCCGCCACCCGCGGTGCCGTCGTTTCCCGCGAGCAGGGCGCTGCCTATATCGCCCCGGAAGCCAAGCGCATGCAGGCCAAGCCGCGCAAGAAGGCCCCGAGCTTCTTCGAGCGCATCACGGGCGGTGCCCGTGCGCGCGACGAGGATGCGGAAGCTGCCGGTGCCACGCCGCTGCGCCAGCCGGCCCGTCCGGCTGCCCAGGGCCGCGTGGAGCCGCGCATGGGTCAGCGTCCCGTGTCAGGCGGTCAGCGTCCGGCGCCGGAAGCCCCGCGCCAGGCCATTTCCACCCAGCAGACGGCCGCCGCACCCGCGCGTGACCTGACGCCGGATCCGGTCGAGGAAGAGCAGCTGGAAATCCCGGCCTTCCTGCGCCGCCAGGCCAACTAG
- a CDS encoding methyl-accepting chemotaxis protein: protein MITFFRNMSLLMKMSAFTALGGIVLGGIVLFANLQIRTIGVEIAAITQQDIPLTNMVTKVTVHQLEQAVAVEQALAAGYAADTGHADAKALTKAITHFEEISPKINKEIIEAEKIANAAADTAHSAEAKAEFAKVYKSLKQIEAEHKSFEKHARELFTALKAGALYEADDLAKVIHAEEEKLEHEVEALINELNGFTQASANLALAHEKQAERIIMVAGVAGVLAMMAVGFVITRLTAGPLGDMLKKVETMASGDTNVEFDASTRDEVGVLAKAMEEFRLQMIEREKLAERQKQMEREMQMEEKTREAVLSMTETIRSSLSEAVNGLRRNAETMTVAVDGMDQISSTVMDENATVAAAAEEATVNVQSVSSATEEMVAAIREVAEQSAQSSNVADQAKALTDDAQQQISGLYEAAQEIGQVVAMITDIADQTNLLALNATIEAARAGEAGKGFAVVASEVKSLASQTAKATDQIGGQVGSIQNATGSVVEMIENIARTIGEVSQAAGAIASAVEEQGATTQEISRNIHEAATGTQSVTESIHKVSDSINESRARANDVRVEKDAVSSAIGSLETQLGSTLDSIREQFSQKAAAA from the coding sequence ATGATTACGTTCTTTCGAAACATGTCGCTTCTGATGAAGATGTCGGCATTCACCGCCCTGGGGGGCATTGTTCTCGGCGGCATTGTGCTGTTTGCCAATCTGCAGATCCGCACCATCGGTGTGGAGATCGCCGCGATCACCCAGCAGGACATTCCCCTGACCAACATGGTGACCAAGGTCACCGTGCATCAGCTCGAACAGGCCGTTGCCGTCGAACAGGCGCTTGCCGCCGGCTATGCAGCCGATACCGGTCATGCCGACGCCAAGGCGCTGACCAAGGCGATCACCCACTTCGAAGAAATCTCCCCGAAGATCAACAAGGAGATCATCGAAGCGGAAAAGATCGCCAATGCGGCAGCGGACACCGCCCACTCGGCGGAAGCCAAGGCGGAATTCGCAAAGGTCTACAAGAGCCTGAAGCAGATCGAAGCCGAGCATAAGAGCTTCGAAAAGCACGCCCGTGAACTTTTCACTGCCCTCAAGGCCGGTGCGCTGTATGAGGCAGACGACCTCGCCAAGGTCATCCACGCCGAGGAAGAAAAGCTTGAGCACGAGGTCGAAGCCCTCATCAACGAGCTGAACGGCTTCACCCAGGCATCCGCCAACCTGGCCCTCGCCCATGAGAAGCAGGCTGAACGCATTATCATGGTGGCCGGCGTTGCCGGTGTCCTGGCGATGATGGCAGTCGGCTTCGTCATCACCCGCCTGACAGCAGGCCCTCTCGGCGACATGCTGAAGAAGGTGGAGACCATGGCCTCGGGCGACACGAATGTGGAATTCGATGCCAGCACCAGGGATGAAGTCGGCGTCCTTGCCAAGGCGATGGAAGAGTTCCGCCTGCAGATGATCGAGCGTGAAAAACTGGCCGAGCGCCAGAAGCAGATGGAACGCGAGATGCAGATGGAAGAGAAGACCCGCGAGGCCGTGCTCAGCATGACCGAGACCATCCGCTCCAGCCTGTCGGAAGCGGTGAACGGCCTGCGCCGCAACGCGGAGACGATGACCGTCGCCGTGGACGGCATGGACCAGATCAGCTCCACCGTCATGGACGAGAACGCGACGGTTGCCGCCGCCGCGGAGGAAGCCACCGTCAATGTGCAGTCCGTCTCCTCGGCGACCGAGGAAATGGTGGCCGCCATCCGCGAAGTGGCCGAGCAATCCGCTCAGTCTTCCAACGTGGCGGACCAGGCCAAGGCGCTGACCGACGACGCCCAGCAGCAGATTTCCGGCCTCTATGAGGCGGCCCAGGAAATCGGCCAGGTGGTGGCGATGATCACCGACATCGCCGACCAGACCAACCTGCTGGCGCTCAACGCCACCATCGAGGCCGCACGCGCCGGGGAAGCCGGCAAGGGCTTCGCCGTCGTGGCCTCGGAGGTGAAGTCACTGGCATCGCAGACCGCCAAGGCCACCGACCAGATCGGCGGTCAGGTCGGATCGATCCAGAACGCCACCGGCAGTGTTGTCGAGATGATCGAGAACATCGCCCGGACCATCGGCGAAGTGAGCCAGGCCGCCGGTGCCATTGCCTCCGCGGTGGAAGAACAGGGTGCGACCACCCAGGAAATCTCCCGCAATATCCACGAGGCGGCCACCGGTACCCAGAGCGTGACCGAGTCGATCCACAAGGTCTCCGACTCGATCAACGAAAGCCGCGCCCGCGCCAACGATGTGCGAGTGGAGAAGGACGCCGTGTCCTCGGCGATCGGCTCCCTGGAAACCCAGCTCGGCAGCACGCTGGATTCGATCCGCGAGCAGTTTTCCCAGAAGGCCGCTGCGGCCTGA